From Chryseobacterium viscerum, one genomic window encodes:
- a CDS encoding carboxypeptidase regulatory-like domain-containing protein — protein sequence MNYFIKNIETLGQRKFLLFLMLLCSTFIFSQQTVTGRVVDDNGENLSKVIVINMSSDKKIYSDSEGVFSIEANPNDELRFVKEDFNRTSRKVLINGINPPLFITLYQIPRDVGEVKIVKKLTGDLGVDSRIVAKVDKGEQVRDAVGLPQPVGKMREKPAEVKSVLLPILLGNLNVQGVYDLISGKARRQKRQYRYDDLQEHIAWIRDRIDDDYFVKAGIPADRISEFIQFSFLAKPQVRTYVKAKNLSGVMLRLEETAPLFIERLKENEK from the coding sequence TTGAATTATTTCATTAAAAATATAGAAACATTGGGGCAGAGAAAATTTCTTCTTTTCCTTATGCTTCTGTGCAGTACTTTTATTTTTTCTCAGCAGACAGTAACCGGGCGAGTAGTGGATGATAATGGGGAAAACTTGAGTAAAGTAATTGTTATTAACATGTCTTCCGACAAAAAAATATATTCTGATTCAGAAGGTGTGTTTTCTATAGAAGCCAATCCCAATGATGAACTGAGATTTGTAAAAGAAGATTTCAACAGAACATCCAGAAAAGTTCTTATTAATGGTATTAATCCTCCCTTATTCATTACACTTTATCAGATTCCGAGAGATGTAGGAGAAGTAAAGATCGTAAAAAAGCTTACCGGAGATTTGGGAGTAGATTCCCGGATTGTGGCAAAAGTAGATAAAGGAGAACAGGTGAGAGATGCTGTAGGACTTCCGCAGCCGGTTGGAAAAATGAGAGAGAAGCCTGCAGAAGTGAAAAGTGTTCTTTTGCCCATACTCTTAGGAAACCTGAATGTTCAGGGAGTATATGATCTGATAAGCGGCAAAGCCAGAAGGCAGAAAAGACAATATAGATATGATGACCTCCAGGAGCACATTGCCTGGATTCGGGACAGGATAGATGATGATTACTTTGTAAAAGCCGGAATTCCTGCTGACAGAATTTCAGAATTTATTCAGTTTTCATTTTTAGCAAAGCCTCAGGTACGAACCTATGTAAAAGCAAAAAATCTTTCTGGCGTAATGCTGAGGTTAGAAGAAACGGCACCTCTTTTTATAGAAAGACTGAAAGAGAATGAAAAGTAG
- a CDS encoding twin-arginine translocase TatA/TatE family subunit has protein sequence MNTLTILALSWQHILIVAILLVLLFGGKKIPELMRGVGSGIKEFKDAVKEEDKPGSEKKPTSNDNNSPSN, from the coding sequence ATGAATACACTAACAATACTTGCCTTATCTTGGCAACATATCCTTATCGTAGCAATACTTTTAGTGTTGCTTTTTGGAGGAAAGAAAATTCCGGAATTAATGAGAGGAGTAGGTTCAGGAATCAAGGAATTTAAAGATGCAGTAAAAGAAGAAGACAAGCCAGGTTCTGAAAAAAAACCAACGTCGAACGATAATAATTCTCCAAGCAACTAA
- a CDS encoding GNAT family N-acetyltransferase codes for MKFLPITSAEDHRIKEIYASYTTTFPVDEQRDKEQFEGLFSNPHVKFMSVIHESEAIGYLILWELSTFVFVEHFEVFEAFRSKKLGSHIINHISENYPGVILEIEPADLSEDAARRYSFYQRNNFSLIDDTHIQPSYGEGKKSLNLWLLANYTPENVEEAKKEIYDIIYH; via the coding sequence ATGAAATTTTTACCGATCACATCTGCTGAGGATCATAGAATAAAGGAAATCTATGCTTCTTACACAACTACTTTTCCTGTAGACGAACAAAGAGACAAAGAACAGTTTGAGGGTTTATTTTCAAATCCGCATGTAAAATTTATGTCTGTCATTCATGAATCGGAAGCTATTGGCTACCTCATCTTGTGGGAGCTCAGCACTTTTGTTTTTGTAGAGCATTTTGAAGTATTTGAAGCATTCAGAAGTAAGAAACTGGGTTCTCATATCATCAATCACATTTCAGAAAACTATCCAGGTGTCATTTTAGAAATTGAACCTGCAGATTTGAGTGAAGATGCTGCAAGACGCTATTCTTTTTATCAGAGAAATAATTTCAGTCTAATTGATGATACTCATATTCAGCCAAGTTATGGAGAAGGGAAAAAGTCTTTGAATTTATGGTTGCTTGCTAACTACACTCCTGAAAATGTAGAAGAAGCCAAAAAAGAAATTTACGATATTATTTATCATTAA
- the bshA gene encoding N-acetyl-alpha-D-glucosaminyl L-malate synthase BshA: MKIGILCYPTYGGSGIVATELGMSLANKGYEVHFISSALPARLDITNPNIFFHRVNVQTYPLFQYQPYDIALSSMIYRVVNLYKLDLLHAHYAIPYAYAAFTAKQMLQEDNNDIPLVTTLHGTDITLVGQHPSYKHAVEFSINQSDAITSVSESLKKDTLQFFNIKKEIQVITNFIDNSEFDDCSECQRTQFANPDEKILIHVSNLRPVKRVDEVLQIFKNVEKKVKSKLIIIGEGPDMEKVNQFLEENPDLISKIRLLGKVNDLYKILQLSDVFLLPSEQESFGLAALEAMAAYTPVISSNAGGIPEVNIQGETGYLAEIGNVEAMSNYTIKLLSNDELLTKMKQNAKDQAIKFDLKNILPIYEKMYRTTIENFNKKLTKV, encoded by the coding sequence ATGAAAATAGGCATACTTTGCTATCCAACATATGGAGGAAGCGGAATTGTAGCAACAGAATTAGGAATGTCCCTTGCCAATAAAGGATATGAAGTACATTTCATCAGCTCTGCACTTCCTGCAAGATTAGACATTACCAACCCGAATATTTTCTTCCACAGGGTAAATGTTCAGACCTATCCTCTTTTCCAGTATCAGCCTTATGATATTGCGTTAAGCTCAATGATCTACAGGGTTGTTAATCTTTATAAACTGGATCTTCTTCATGCACATTATGCCATTCCTTATGCGTATGCAGCTTTTACAGCAAAGCAAATGCTTCAGGAAGACAATAATGATATTCCGCTGGTGACTACTCTGCACGGTACAGATATTACCCTTGTAGGCCAGCATCCAAGTTATAAACATGCAGTAGAATTTTCAATCAACCAGTCAGATGCTATTACTTCAGTTTCTGAAAGTCTGAAAAAAGATACGCTTCAGTTTTTCAACATCAAAAAAGAAATTCAGGTGATTACCAATTTTATTGACAATTCTGAATTTGATGACTGCTCTGAGTGCCAGAGAACACAGTTTGCCAATCCTGATGAAAAGATTCTGATCCACGTATCGAACCTTCGTCCTGTAAAACGTGTGGATGAAGTACTTCAGATCTTTAAGAATGTGGAGAAAAAGGTAAAATCAAAACTGATCATCATTGGAGAAGGTCCTGATATGGAAAAGGTCAATCAGTTTTTGGAAGAAAACCCGGATCTTATCTCCAAAATCCGTCTTTTAGGAAAAGTGAATGATCTGTATAAAATCTTACAGCTTTCGGATGTATTTCTTCTTCCTTCGGAGCAGGAAAGTTTTGGTCTGGCAGCTTTGGAAGCTATGGCTGCTTATACTCCGGTAATCAGTTCCAACGCAGGGGGAATTCCTGAGGTGAATATTCAGGGAGAAACAGGATATCTTGCTGAAATCGGAAATGTAGAAGCCATGAGCAACTATACCATTAAGCTGTTGAGCAATGATGAACTTTTAACCAAAATGAAGCAAAACGCGAAAGATCAGGCTATAAAATTCGATTTGAAAAACATTCTTCCTATCTATGAGAAAATGTATAGAACGACTATAGAAAACTTTAATAAGAAGCTGACGAAAGTATAA
- a CDS encoding DUF2851 family protein: MTEKLLQYLWNYKVFKNFDFKDIEGNSVEIIHFGKWNTNAGPDFLDAKIKINRLLLAGNIELHVRSSDWIFHNHSQDPNYQNIILHVVFQHDIEIQELTGKHVPTLELKYHIDENIILKYEKLINENEFIACENIFNPKKVPVNFHEENILKKLDEKSEELEQSLIRYKNNFEAVLFHSFAYSFGLKVNAHIFRQIAESVDYSIINKIRQNPLQHEALLFGISGWLEKPQDGQMKIWKREFDFIKAKFSISDLKFHPKFLRLRPPNFPTIRLSQLADLYKHQNLFSKIMEARNANQLYNIFRVVKASEYWDFHFNFGNISKVQPKTLSKDFMDLLILNTVLPLKYTYHKYHREEIADEIIELYKTVSAEKNTVIKSWEKLGMNITNALESQSMIYHHKTHCEVKNCLACGIGFNLLKE; the protein is encoded by the coding sequence ATGACGGAAAAACTACTTCAATATCTTTGGAACTATAAGGTTTTCAAAAATTTTGACTTCAAGGATATTGAAGGGAATTCCGTTGAGATCATCCATTTTGGAAAATGGAATACCAATGCCGGCCCCGATTTTCTGGATGCTAAAATCAAAATCAACCGCTTACTTCTCGCAGGAAATATAGAACTGCATGTTCGTTCCTCAGACTGGATTTTCCACAATCATTCCCAGGATCCCAATTATCAGAATATCATTCTGCATGTTGTATTTCAGCATGACATAGAAATTCAGGAACTTACCGGAAAGCATGTTCCAACTTTGGAGCTGAAATATCATATTGATGAAAATATCATACTGAAATATGAAAAACTCATTAATGAAAACGAATTTATTGCCTGTGAAAATATATTCAATCCGAAAAAAGTACCTGTAAATTTCCATGAAGAGAACATTCTGAAAAAACTGGACGAAAAATCTGAAGAACTTGAACAAAGTTTAATCCGGTATAAAAATAATTTTGAAGCCGTTTTATTTCACAGTTTTGCTTATTCATTCGGATTAAAAGTAAATGCTCATATTTTCCGGCAGATTGCTGAAAGTGTGGATTACAGCATCATTAATAAAATCCGGCAGAATCCTCTTCAGCACGAAGCTTTACTCTTCGGAATTTCGGGATGGCTAGAGAAGCCACAGGACGGACAGATGAAAATATGGAAAAGAGAATTTGATTTTATTAAAGCCAAATTTTCGATTTCAGATCTGAAATTTCATCCTAAGTTTTTAAGATTAAGACCTCCAAACTTTCCTACCATCCGATTGTCCCAGTTAGCAGACCTTTACAAACATCAGAATCTATTCTCTAAGATTATGGAAGCAAGGAATGCAAATCAGCTATATAACATCTTCAGAGTTGTAAAAGCCTCTGAATACTGGGATTTTCATTTTAATTTCGGAAATATTTCAAAAGTACAGCCTAAAACACTGAGCAAGGATTTTATGGATCTTCTTATTCTAAATACTGTCCTTCCTCTAAAGTATACTTATCACAAATACCATCGCGAAGAAATTGCAGATGAAATTATTGAACTATACAAAACTGTTTCAGCTGAAAAAAACACTGTCATTAAAAGCTGGGAAAAACTTGGCATGAACATTACCAATGCATTGGAAAGCCAAAGCATGATCTATCATCACAAAACCCATTGTGAAGTAAAAAACTGTTTAGCCTGTGGTATTGGATTTAACCTTTTAAAAGAATAG
- the ribA gene encoding GTP cyclohydrolase II, with amino-acid sequence MIKIQAEANVPTEHGTFRMIAFSENANDWMPHMAIVAENTDFSKPVNVRFHSECITGEVFHSKKCECGQQLDAAMKYIHENGGIIIYLRQEGRNIGIINKLKAYSLQEKGLDTVQANLELGLPADDRNFGVAIEILNLLDVKDINLLTNNPEKVKYVVDSNIHLNSRVPLQIPANEISKGYLQTKKDFFGHLLDDNDN; translated from the coding sequence ATGATTAAAATTCAGGCGGAAGCCAATGTTCCTACAGAGCACGGTACTTTCCGAATGATAGCTTTCTCCGAAAACGCAAACGACTGGATGCCTCATATGGCCATTGTTGCTGAAAATACAGATTTTTCAAAACCTGTTAATGTTCGCTTCCATTCAGAATGTATTACTGGAGAAGTTTTCCATTCAAAAAAATGTGAATGCGGCCAACAATTGGATGCTGCAATGAAATATATCCATGAAAACGGTGGAATTATCATCTACCTTCGCCAGGAAGGGAGAAACATCGGGATCATCAACAAGCTGAAGGCATATTCTCTACAGGAAAAAGGGCTAGACACCGTACAAGCCAATCTTGAACTGGGACTTCCTGCAGATGACAGAAACTTTGGCGTAGCCATTGAAATCCTTAATCTGCTGGATGTAAAAGATATCAACCTTCTGACCAATAATCCTGAAAAGGTAAAATATGTGGTAGACAGCAATATTCATCTTAATTCAAGAGTACCGCTACAGATTCCTGCAAACGAAATAAGCAAAGGATATCTGCAAACAAAAAAAGATTTCTTTGGACATCTACTGGATGACAATGATAATTAA
- a CDS encoding PspC family transcriptional regulator encodes MLSNIRHKMEREWFGVLTRTGAKLGIPVSKLRIFFIYSTFATAGFFFLIYLGLAFTLWIKDIFITRRPSVFDL; translated from the coding sequence ATGCTGAGTAATATCCGTCATAAAATGGAAAGAGAGTGGTTTGGTGTACTGACAAGAACGGGTGCCAAACTGGGGATTCCTGTATCTAAATTGAGAATTTTCTTCATTTACTCTACTTTTGCCACAGCAGGCTTTTTCTTTCTGATCTATTTAGGATTGGCATTCACGCTTTGGATTAAAGATATTTTCATCACCAGGAGACCAAGTGTCTTTGATTTATAA
- a CDS encoding SIMPL domain-containing protein, producing the protein MNKNIFAVAIAALGFIIGLGFLGNAIKNRNKSENTISVTGLGTKQFTSDLITWSGSFSKNNADLKSAYDELATDRKVINDYLLSKGIQQKEIVFSSVDIQKQFRSYNDANGNYVQGEFSGYNLTQKVSIESKEVGKIENLSRNITEIINRGIEFTSSSPAYFYTKLATVKQEMIASATKDAKERAEKIAENSGSSLGNLKKATMGVIQITAPNSNEDYSYGGTFNTSSKEKEASITIKLEYEVN; encoded by the coding sequence ATGAATAAAAATATATTTGCAGTAGCTATTGCCGCGTTAGGTTTTATAATCGGGCTTGGATTTTTAGGAAATGCCATTAAAAACAGAAACAAATCTGAAAATACTATTTCCGTAACAGGGCTTGGTACAAAACAGTTTACATCAGACCTGATCACCTGGTCCGGAAGTTTTTCCAAAAATAATGCTGATCTGAAATCGGCTTATGATGAGCTGGCAACAGACAGGAAAGTAATCAATGACTATCTTCTTTCAAAAGGTATACAGCAGAAGGAGATTGTATTTTCTTCCGTAGATATCCAAAAACAGTTCAGAAGTTATAATGATGCCAACGGAAATTATGTACAGGGAGAATTCTCCGGTTATAACCTTACCCAAAAAGTCTCTATTGAAAGTAAAGAAGTCGGCAAAATAGAAAATCTTTCCAGAAATATTACGGAAATTATCAATCGCGGAATTGAATTCACCTCTTCTTCACCAGCCTATTTTTATACTAAATTGGCTACCGTAAAGCAGGAAATGATTGCCAGTGCAACAAAAGATGCCAAAGAACGTGCTGAGAAAATTGCGGAAAATTCAGGGAGCAGTTTGGGAAATCTAAAGAAAGCAACAATGGGAGTAATCCAGATTACAGCGCCCAACTCTAATGAAGATTATTCCTATGGAGGAACTTTCAATACCTCTTCCAAAGAAAAAGAAGCCAGCATCACAATAAAACTGGAGTACGAGGTAAATTAA
- a CDS encoding peptidoglycan DD-metalloendopeptidase family protein: MIKKFSFLIGVLMFGLHQGQQNKEQLQKQNAELKKQIAQINSDLAKTRSESKLSIAYLSSVNQKLVLREKVYNNTQKEKRFIEDDIYLRQLEINRQNKELAVLRKNYAEVLVNAYKNKGVQNKVTFILSAKNLGEGIRRVQYLKQYSDYQDKKAAEITNAANLIKKTIAQRQNSVKEKANLLVNQQKDLATINAERAQKEQLVTDFKKNESKLTAELKQKQVQSKALEGQIRAIIAEEIRIAKAEEEARRKAEAEKIRLAKIAAEREKARIEAEAKARAEALERERRLAEAEAKRAADLAAKRAEEERKRSEDAAKAEANARDESRRIAAKKASDEANARAKEAADKLTAARAAEAALTKRKEEEKKAAETKAMTSYGVSTATGNSFADNRGRLGYPADRAGQITHRFGRQQHPVFKNISEDNTGIKISVPSGTRAKSVFPGTVSSVVASSDGTKTVIIKHGGYFTIYSNLSNANVSKGQQVSSGTAIGTIAQDFDGAYTLDFQVWNGSTPVDPLGWISY; encoded by the coding sequence ATGATTAAAAAATTTAGCTTTTTAATAGGTGTTTTGATGTTTGGACTGCACCAGGGACAGCAGAACAAAGAACAGCTGCAGAAGCAGAATGCCGAACTTAAAAAACAAATTGCACAAATAAATTCCGATTTAGCCAAAACCAGAAGTGAATCTAAGCTTTCTATAGCCTATCTTTCCAGTGTGAACCAAAAGTTGGTTTTAAGAGAGAAGGTTTATAATAATACCCAGAAAGAAAAAAGATTCATTGAGGATGATATCTATTTACGTCAGCTGGAAATCAACCGTCAGAATAAAGAACTGGCTGTATTGAGAAAAAACTATGCTGAGGTTTTGGTGAATGCTTATAAAAATAAAGGAGTACAGAACAAAGTAACTTTTATTCTTTCTGCCAAAAATCTGGGGGAAGGTATACGTAGAGTACAGTACCTGAAACAATATTCAGATTACCAGGATAAAAAAGCTGCTGAAATTACAAATGCGGCCAACCTGATCAAGAAAACAATTGCACAAAGACAAAACTCTGTAAAAGAGAAAGCAAACCTTCTGGTAAACCAACAGAAGGATTTAGCGACGATCAATGCTGAAAGAGCTCAAAAAGAGCAATTGGTAACTGATTTCAAGAAAAACGAATCTAAACTAACAGCTGAACTTAAGCAAAAACAAGTTCAGTCTAAAGCATTGGAAGGGCAGATCAGAGCTATTATTGCTGAGGAAATCAGAATTGCTAAAGCAGAAGAGGAAGCAAGAAGAAAAGCAGAAGCAGAAAAAATACGTTTGGCAAAAATAGCTGCTGAAAGAGAAAAAGCAAGAATTGAAGCGGAAGCTAAAGCAAGAGCAGAAGCCCTTGAAAGAGAAAGAAGACTTGCAGAAGCAGAAGCTAAGAGAGCTGCAGATCTGGCGGCGAAGAGAGCCGAAGAAGAAAGAAAACGTAGTGAAGATGCTGCCAAGGCAGAAGCTAATGCAAGAGATGAGTCCAGAAGAATAGCTGCCAAAAAAGCCTCAGACGAAGCCAATGCAAGAGCTAAAGAAGCTGCAGATAAATTGACAGCAGCAAGAGCCGCAGAAGCAGCCCTTACGAAGAGAAAAGAAGAAGAGAAAAAAGCTGCTGAAACAAAAGCAATGACAAGCTACGGAGTTTCTACCGCTACCGGAAACAGCTTTGCAGACAACAGAGGAAGACTTGGTTATCCTGCAGACAGAGCCGGACAAATCACACACCGTTTCGGAAGACAGCAGCACCCGGTTTTCAAAAATATTTCTGAAGATAACACCGGTATTAAAATTTCTGTACCTTCAGGTACACGTGCTAAATCTGTATTCCCGGGAACTGTATCTTCGGTGGTAGCAAGCAGTGACGGTACCAAAACCGTTATTATCAAACACGGAGGGTATTTTACTATTTATTCCAACTTATCCAATGCTAATGTGTCCAAAGGACAGCAGGTTTCATCAGGAACAGCAATCGGTACTATAGCCCAGGATTTTGATGGCGCTTATACACTTGATTTCCAAGTATGGAACGGAAGTACACCAGTTGATCCATTAGGTTGGATTTCATATTAA
- a CDS encoding DUF4254 domain-containing protein, whose protein sequence is MKFTETAWKVFNQAIEDYHVSDDVNTLINNPFEKNSLERILYAKNWIDTVQWHLEDIIRDENIDPAEALQLKRTIDASNQKRTDLVEYIDGWFLTKFENITPKSEAKINTETPAWAVDRLSILALKVYHMSLEANRESASEEHRNNCQAKLDVLLTQKEDLSTSINQLLADIENGNVKMKVYKQMKMYNDESLNPILYQKGQQK, encoded by the coding sequence ATGAAATTTACTGAGACTGCATGGAAAGTCTTCAATCAGGCTATTGAAGACTATCACGTGTCTGATGATGTTAACACTCTAATTAATAACCCGTTCGAAAAAAATAGTTTGGAACGGATTTTGTATGCAAAGAACTGGATTGATACCGTTCAATGGCATCTGGAAGATATAATTAGAGATGAAAATATTGATCCGGCTGAAGCTCTTCAACTCAAGAGAACAATAGACGCTTCCAATCAGAAAAGAACTGATCTGGTAGAATATATTGACGGCTGGTTCCTTACTAAGTTTGAAAATATAACTCCTAAATCTGAAGCAAAAATAAATACAGAAACTCCCGCTTGGGCAGTAGACAGATTATCAATTCTTGCATTAAAGGTTTATCATATGTCGTTAGAAGCGAATAGAGAATCTGCTTCTGAAGAACACAGAAACAACTGCCAGGCTAAACTGGATGTTCTGCTTACTCAGAAAGAGGATCTGTCTACTTCTATAAATCAGTTGCTTGCTGATATTGAGAACGGTAACGTTAAGATGAAAGTATACAAACAAATGAAAATGTATAACGATGAAAGTCTTAACCCAATCCTTTATCAAAAAGGGCAACAGAAATGA
- a CDS encoding glycoside hydrolase family 3 protein, which yields MKKLLYTSLFIVALIGPKVNAQYQPKNASKEDLKKAKQWVDKTYKNLSQDEKLGQLFIVALYTNKGEDYISQVRNIVANDKIGGLILMQDDAAREINLVNEFQQKSKVPLMIGMDAEWGLYQRIATAHKFPWAMTLGAIQDKNLVYQMAAKIADDCHRMGINWDFAPVVDVNTNPNNPIIGNRSFGSEVDNVISSALSYSNGLQDNNILAAIKHFPGHGDTSTDSHLDLPVVSHSIERLNKVELAPFKALMDKGIGGVMVAHLYVPSLESGKGIPASVSKNIITGLLKDKLGYKGLIITDALNMGAVANKYKPGELDAMAFKAGNDIMLFSQGVSEGKKLIQKAIDKGEIPQSRVEESVKKILLTKYFLGLTQYTPKNPENINADLNNNSHIQLVQNLYSNALTLLKDEKKLLPLTGKQVYYVPLEEAPYQTFASRLGNNVMIKKAGEINTIPAGSTVIVGFHKDNSTAYKPYKVSAESKQVLSDLTKNQNIILNVFGSAYALKDIDISKVSTVLVSYENNDDSMNAAADALNGKTKIWGKLPVLVNDQLKPGMGIDLTTVTSANNTTSKHQ from the coding sequence ATGAAGAAATTATTATATACTTCACTCTTTATTGTCGCATTGATAGGTCCTAAGGTGAACGCCCAATATCAGCCTAAAAATGCTTCTAAGGAAGATTTAAAAAAGGCTAAGCAATGGGTTGACAAAACCTATAAAAATCTTTCTCAGGATGAAAAACTAGGACAGCTTTTTATTGTGGCACTTTATACCAATAAAGGTGAAGATTATATCAGCCAGGTAAGAAATATTGTTGCAAATGATAAAATAGGAGGTCTGATCTTAATGCAGGATGATGCTGCAAGGGAAATCAATCTGGTCAATGAATTTCAGCAGAAATCAAAAGTTCCTTTGATGATTGGTATGGATGCCGAATGGGGGCTATACCAGAGAATAGCCACTGCTCACAAATTTCCATGGGCAATGACATTGGGGGCTATCCAGGATAAAAACCTTGTATATCAGATGGCCGCAAAAATTGCTGATGATTGTCACAGAATGGGAATCAACTGGGATTTTGCTCCTGTAGTGGATGTCAATACCAATCCTAATAATCCTATCATTGGGAACAGAAGTTTTGGTTCTGAAGTAGATAATGTCATCAGCTCTGCCCTGTCCTACTCTAATGGTCTTCAGGATAATAATATCTTAGCAGCAATTAAACACTTCCCTGGGCACGGAGATACCAGCACAGACTCACACCTTGATCTTCCTGTAGTTTCCCACTCGATAGAAAGGCTCAACAAAGTAGAACTTGCACCGTTCAAAGCATTGATGGATAAAGGAATCGGCGGAGTAATGGTTGCTCATTTATATGTTCCAAGCTTAGAATCAGGGAAAGGAATTCCCGCTTCTGTTTCTAAAAATATCATTACCGGATTATTGAAAGACAAGCTGGGGTATAAAGGCTTAATCATCACCGATGCTTTAAATATGGGTGCTGTAGCCAATAAATACAAGCCGGGAGAACTGGATGCTATGGCTTTTAAAGCAGGAAATGACATTATGCTTTTCTCACAAGGTGTTTCTGAAGGTAAAAAACTGATTCAGAAAGCTATTGATAAAGGGGAAATTCCTCAGTCCAGAGTAGAAGAAAGTGTGAAAAAAATCTTATTAACCAAGTATTTCCTTGGTCTGACTCAATACACACCGAAAAATCCTGAAAATATCAATGCTGATTTAAATAATAATTCTCATATCCAGCTGGTACAGAACCTTTATTCCAATGCGCTGACTTTATTAAAGGATGAAAAGAAATTACTTCCTCTTACAGGAAAGCAGGTTTATTATGTTCCTTTGGAAGAAGCTCCTTATCAGACTTTCGCCAGCAGGTTAGGTAACAATGTAATGATCAAAAAAGCAGGTGAAATAAATACTATTCCTGCAGGATCAACAGTAATTGTTGGTTTCCATAAAGATAATTCAACGGCTTATAAACCTTATAAAGTTTCAGCAGAATCTAAGCAGGTGCTTTCTGATCTTACCAAAAATCAAAATATAATTCTCAATGTATTTGGAAGTGCTTACGCATTAAAGGATATTGATATTTCAAAAGTTTCTACGGTTCTTGTTTCTTATGAAAATAATGATGATTCAATGAATGCGGCTGCAGATGCTCTGAACGGGAAAACAAAAATATGGGGAAAACTTCCTGTACTGGTTAATGATCAGCTGAAACCAGGAATGGGCATTGATCTTACTACAGTTACCTCAGCAAATAATACAACATCAAAACACCAATAA